The Candidatus Zixiibacteriota bacterium DNA window GATGAGGGCGAACTCGAGCCAGCCGCCTTTGGGCCAGGTGCCCATGGGCAGCCAGATCTCGGTCAATGCTCCGCCGATAATCAGGATGAACTTTTCCAGTCGTCCCATGATGCCGACCGCGCAGTTTTCGATTTTGCCCATCGATTCGGCGGCAGCGCGGGTGTACGAGGCGATCAGCATGCCAAACAGGGCGAACAGGCCCCACCCGGGATGTACGGCGCCGGACATGGTGATGCCCGCAAGGATGAAGAACTCGCCGTAGCGGTCGAAGACGTGGTCGAGGATGCCGCCGAACACGGTGCCGAGATTGCCCGCACGCGCCGTGGATCCATCGAGCATGTCGGTAAACGCGGTGGCGATCATCCACACGACGCCCATAAGCATATTGTCTTTCCAGAAATAGACGCCGGCGACGATCGCGCACCCGAGCGAGACGAAGGTCAGGAAGTTTGGTTTGAGTCCGAGCCGGAGACAGACCCGTCCGAGTCCGAGGAAGGTATCCTCGTACCATTGCCGTTTGCGCTGGTTGATGGTCGGCGCGGCTTTATGATCATTGGTGATGGACACGGCGCCAATATACAGGCCGCCCCAATCAGCGTCAATCGAAACAGCGGGCTTTTTTCGATTGCGGCACAGCATGATATGGGGATTGACTTCACCGTGCCGGACGTGGATATTGTGATCATGTTTGTCGACTACGTCGAGATTGAGGTCGCGTCGGGGCGCGGCGGACACGGGTGTATATCGTTTCACACGGAGAAGTACGTTCCCAAGGGCGGTCCGGACGGGGGCGAGGGTGGTCGGGGCGGCGATATTATCGCGGTGGCAGACCCCAATCTTTCGACGCTTCTGGATTTTCGATATCGCCGGAAATACGAAGCCGAGAACGGTCAGCCGGGGCAGGGCAATCTGAAAACCGGACGATCGGGTGAGCACACCCGCATCCGTATCCCGGTGGGGACGCTGATACGTGATCTTGGCAGCGGTGAGTTGCTGGCTGACCTCGATACGCCGGGGCAGGAGGTGGTGCTCGCGGTGGGCGGCAAGGGGGGACACGGAAACTCGTTTTACAAGTCTCCGACCAACCAGACGCCGCGCAAGGCACAGGATGGATTTCCGGGGCAGCGCCGGTCGCTATCGCTTGAGCTGAAGCTGCTGGCGGATGTCGGGTTGGTGGGGCTTCCGAATGCCGGCAAGTCGACGATCCTGGCGGCGTTTTCGGCGGCGCGGCCCAAGATCGCGGATTACCCGTTTACGACGCTGATTCCGAATCTCGGTATCGTGCGACTTCGCGAGTACAAGTCGTGCGTGATGGCGGATATCCCCGGTCTGATCGAAGGGGCGTCGCAGGGTAAGGGTCTGGGCCTGCAGTTTCTCAAGCACATTCAGCGTACGCGTCTGCTGATTTACGTGATCGACGTAAACGACGTCGATCTGGATGCGACGCGTCGCACGCTGCAGAACGAGCTGGACGAATTCGATCCTACACTTACCAAGCGGCCGTCGCTGACCGTAATCACCAAAATCGACACGGTTTCGGAAAGTGATCTCGATGCGATTTCATCGGAGCACGAACCGGAGTATCTCTATATCTCGGCGGTGGCCGGGTTGAATCGAGAGGCGTTTTTACAGGCGATAGAGCGGGAACTTGACCGACAGCGAACGTGACAGTCGATTAGCCGATATTATCACCCTCCTGTCAGTGCCGGGGGTGGGGCGGGGACGGTACTGGAAGCTCCTGAAGCATTTTGGTTCGGTCCTCGGGGTGTTGTCCGCGCCGTTGGCGGCGCTGGAGGCGGTGCCGGGAATCGGGCGCGCGGTAGGATCGGCGATCAAGCACGAAGCGGACCGTGGCGCGGCGGAACGGCACGTTGCACGCGTTGACGAGCTGGGCTGGCAGGTGTTGTTTTCGGGGGAGGATTCGTATCCGGCGTCGCTGGAGGAGATTCCGGATCGTCCGCCGGTGTTATTTGCGTTGGGGACGCTTCCATCGCGCGACGAGAAAATGATCGCACTGGTCGGTACGCGGCATGCGACCGAGCCGGGGCGTCGGTTTGCGTTGAAGCTGGCATCGGATCTGGCTGGTGCGGGGGTGACGGTGGTGTCCGGCATGGCTGAGGGGATCGACACGGCCGCGCACGCGGGCGCGCTGGATGCGGGAGGGCGCACGGTGGCCGTGTGGGGGACATCGCTGGATATCATTTACCCGCCGGGCAATCGTGCGCTGGCCGAGCGGATAATCGAGCAC harbors:
- the dprA gene encoding DNA-processing protein DprA; protein product: MTDSERDSRLADIITLLSVPGVGRGRYWKLLKHFGSVLGVLSAPLAALEAVPGIGRAVGSAIKHEADRGAAERHVARVDELGWQVLFSGEDSYPASLEEIPDRPPVLFALGTLPSRDEKMIALVGTRHATEPGRRFALKLASDLAGAGVTVVSGMAEGIDTAAHAGALDAGGRTVAVWGTSLDIIYPPGNRALAERIIEHGAVFSEYLPGQGPDKTTFPDRNRIISGLSDGVVVVEAGRKSGALITAELALQQGRELFAVPGAPSAERSVGANALLKKGARMVTSVEDIFEELPRLRGEVAARRFRATADVTETEQRLIDVLADGPRQIDVLAHEVALPVSELLEYLLALEMKGIVQELSGKRYVLCE
- a CDS encoding CDP-alcohol phosphatidyltransferase family protein, with amino-acid sequence MSITNDHKAAPTINQRKRQWYEDTFLGLGRVCLRLGLKPNFLTFVSLGCAIVAGVYFWKDNMLMGVVWMIATAFTDMLDGSTARAGNLGTVFGGILDHVFDRYGEFFILAGITMSGAVHPGWGLFALFGMLIASYTRAAAESMGKIENCAVGIMGRLEKFILIIGGALTEIWLPMGTWPKGGWLEFALIVVGVTSFITAIQRLVYTKRVLGNRKSV
- the obgE gene encoding GTPase ObgE produces the protein MIIGDGHGANIQAAPISVNRNSGLFSIAAQHDMGIDFTVPDVDIVIMFVDYVEIEVASGRGGHGCISFHTEKYVPKGGPDGGEGGRGGDIIAVADPNLSTLLDFRYRRKYEAENGQPGQGNLKTGRSGEHTRIRIPVGTLIRDLGSGELLADLDTPGQEVVLAVGGKGGHGNSFYKSPTNQTPRKAQDGFPGQRRSLSLELKLLADVGLVGLPNAGKSTILAAFSAARPKIADYPFTTLIPNLGIVRLREYKSCVMADIPGLIEGASQGKGLGLQFLKHIQRTRLLIYVIDVNDVDLDATRRTLQNELDEFDPTLTKRPSLTVITKIDTVSESDLDAISSEHEPEYLYISAVAGLNREAFLQAIERELDRQRT